CCAGTAATACTAATACCATAAATAAACATGATGGTGGCTGAATCTGTAGTATAATCAGAGATGTTGTTTTCGAAAGAGGAAGGTGGCACCATCGATCCAAACCGTGGATGTTGTTTTTACACATAAGATAACTAACTGGGGCTCTTATCACCATTTTGTTGCATCATTTGACAGATGAGAGTCAGCAGGTACAAAACAGCAAGTATTTGTTGATATTAGCATATGTTCTGTGtagtgacataaaaaaatggcaagaaatggaaaaaaaaatgacggcTGTGATGTGATGGCTGTGCTGAAGCAACAGCGTGAGCATCTGTGGCATGTgcgaatgtgtatgtgtgtgtgtgtatgtgtgtgtgtgcgtctcacAAGTGATAATTGTGGCAGCTGCTTCATGACGGAAGAAAATGCAAATAATTCCACCTTTGCCAATTTTAAAAAAGGGAAAAGAAATCTTAAGGGAATTTGGTTCATGCAACACAAACTTTGCATTCATTTCCATCTCTTTTCTTTATCTAatccacagaagaagaagaagaagaacgctaCTGGCTAgataatgattattatgaaCACAGTCCAAACCTTTTCTAagctgctttatttattacgcaaaagttttgttatgttttgtatTGATTGTATTTTCCCTAAAGagtttaaataacaataaaagataATGGACCAGTACTAGACGGAGTACACCATTCAAATGTAATGATATGTCATCAGTTTCTAAGATTGGTTAAATATTTAGTTGTATTTAATATAGAATTTAGTTATTTTGAACTGAAAACATACCTTTAAAAACTATATATCAAACTGATGgaccaatataaaaaataccatAAGAGCCTGCAGACGCACTTATAGGTTaagaaagtgttttattttctactCCTGTGGACTTTTAATCTATCTGAGAGCCATATAGAACACCTGAGATCTACTTTACATTCCGCTGCATTATCAGCTGTCAGCGGGATGCTTGAGTTGTGTATTTTCCTTCCCCATAAATGAAGATATTCCTGTCATAAATTGATGTTGTCAAGGCTGTAAAAAGCAGTGCATTAAAAAGTGCAGCCAAATGTAGAAATATTTACTGTGCAAAGTCTACTCACAATGCAGATTGTTTTCTTATTCAATctggtataaaaaaaatataaataatatcgGGAAAAAATGTGTGATGATTGTATTGAATTAAGGCAAAATGGAGCACAGAACTggactgcaaccagcagaggcgcagTGATGGATAGAGGGGATGAAGGTAAAGACAGAAGGCCTATAGGACGGGTAACTGGAGCTGGGTTGGATGACCACTGTTCCGTTATTTTCAAATCCCAAAGTTGACACCAAGGTATGATCATGCTCGGTTAGCCTATTCTTTAGAGAAAAACCAAAAAGATCATCTGAAGCTGACTGACATGTAGGTGCCAGAGCTCCAGgtttcattttaagatgtgtagcttTTTTCAAAAGCAAGTGGAATAAACAAGTGAGGGAGAAGATACAATTTTCTCACGTTAGACAAACGTATATTCCTGTTGgaacattttctaccgcttatcctcacgagggttgcgggcgggaggcggggtacaccctggactggttgccagccaatcacagggcacatatagtcaaacaaccattcacactcacattcatacctatggacaatttggagtcgccaattaacctagcatgtttttggaatgtgggaggaaaccggagtacccggagaaaacccacgcatgcacggggagaaaatgcaaactcctcacagagatggccgagggaggaattgaactcgggtctcctagctgcgtggcctggaacatcattcattcattcattcattttctgccgcttttcctcacgagggtcgcggggggtgctggagcctatcccagctgtcttcaggcgagaggcggggtacacccctggactggttgccagtcaatgtgccacagggcacatatagtcaaacaaccattcacactcacattcatacctatggacaattaggagtcgctaattaacctagcctgtgattggctggcgaccagtctagggtgtaccccgcctctcgcccgaagacagctaggataggctccagcacccttgctacccttgtgaggaaaagcggtagaaaatgaatgaatgaatgaatgaataattaacctagcatgtttttggaatgtgggagtacccggagaaaacccacgcatgcacggggagaacatgcaaactcctcaccgagggtggaattgaactcgggtctccaagctgcgtggcctggaACATCATTAAGAAGTCAATTTTGCATGACGGGCACCTTTAATATGCTGAAAGGGGATATTCTGCAGGGTGTGTTATCTTCTGTAGTATCCTTTTTGGCTTGGGGCTGCAACAGAGAAGTTGATTTGAATGTTTTGTATCAGTATAAAATCTATTAATCAATCTATTAATCAATTCAAGGTCATGGTGAGTGTGACGTTAGTGTCATTATGACAGGAAATGGATGGTACGTACGTTTTACACCGGCAGAATCCATGCTGTCTGTGTATCATGTTCCGCTagagtgtgtgagagagagcgtGAGTGAGTTGTGGAAGCTATAAAtagtgtgatgtcacagtgagaagGTTATGGTACCTGTCTGTGTCTCCAGGTGATGCAAATAAGGAGGAGAAGGACAAAGATGGTGACTGCAGCTCCACATATGGTCACAAGCATCCACACGCTCCACTTTGTCGCTGTGTAAACAGACACAGTCGTCAGACAGTGCATCGACACAAAACTCTTTCCATACTTACTGATACTCAGCGTTATCTCAGCCGACGTCAGAGATGTGCCGCCATGACTCAGATCACACTTCCATATCCCGTTGTCTTCTTGGTTCACTTTCGGAATGACGATTCGGGTCGGGTGATGCTCAGCGCTGAGCTGGGAACACATGGAGGAGCGCTCCGGTGGGAACCATTTCACAGAGATATCCGAGGGCAACGTATGACCCAAACTGCAGGTCAGATTGACAGGTTGGCCATGAAGAAGGGCTGGACCCGCAGAGGAGAcgactagatagatagatagatgtgcAAATATCAGTGGGTCTAATAGTGATCCTTGTGGGACACCGTCCAACCTATTGAAATAGGATGCAGTTTTGCCTCTCATATGATACAAAATGTCagtataaatgaatacaaaaagatacataaaatcaaaataaaggaGTACAGTAGTCCTTCATTTAGTACAcataattgattccagacctcACAATAAGGGAATTTCCACAAAGGAGGATTCCTTATTgagaaattaaatattttcatagttagagcatacaaaatatacaacctaaatatgtttattagagctctctagatatgaaatagtcacccttacacccATATAAGTCAATGTCcagtggacataataacagaaaataatcaatttaagacataaataatacttgTACTGCTGTGTTACTGTGTGTTCCCATGGGGACCTGAAAAAGGGTCGGACTGTGTTATAATGATAACTATGATAACACCAAAAAGATATACAATTAAAATTGATTGTGTTGCCACCCACCTAAGGTGGTATTCCATTAAAATAAATGGAGCCAGACAAGTGTTGTAAAGTCACTATTTAGGGACCAGGTTAAAAAGGAATAACATGGAAAATAAACTATTTAAAAAGGAGAAATTTAACAAATGAAATGTTAGAAAAAGAAATTGAACCATCCATttttctatggcgcttatcctcactggggtcgcaggccaatcacagggcacatatagacaaacaaccattcacactcacattcatacctatggacaatttggagtcgccaattaacctagcatgtttttggaatgtgggaggaaacctggagtacccggagaacatgcaaactccacacagagatggccgagggtggaattgaactcgggtctcctagttgtgaggccttcacactaaccactcgcccactgtgcagcccacagGGCACATAAGGAAAAAACAGGAGTCGAtaaggaaaccagagtacccagaaaaaaacccacatacgCACACCGAGAAgctgagaatcgaacccaggtctcgtGACTATGTGGCCCACATGCTGACCATGTACCCCTATACAGTATTGTTATTCTCCCACTAAGgattctacagtaaacctcggatatatcggattcaattgttcccactggttttgtccgatataagcgaaatccgttatatgcgtataccggaaaatgtccgttttacgcatatatcggatttatatccggtatatgcgtaaatcggattttatccgttataaaaaggcacttccttgactatgtttccaatgtacctggacgcgcaggcaacgctgcaaacgctgcaaatgacgtcgtatagcggcctgtcacgattcggcgaatcggagcgccacgatgcggtcatccgatatatgcgagggaaatttaatggaaatgcattggaacgggactggagattttgtccgaaataggcgaaatccgttataaaaaatccgatatatgcaatgaatttttattggaaatgcattacagaaaaattggttcttttttatctgtccgttgtgagcgaatttccgatatatccgagtccgatatatccgaggtttacctCAACTACAGCAAATAACCACCATAAGTTTGTGTGGACTTACTCTGCAGCACTTCAACGCTCACAGTCCTTTTCAGAAGCAATTGACTGCTAAAGTTGAAGGTGCACACGTAGTCTCCCCTGTCTTCTGCTGTCACACTCTTGCTGTTCAAAGACACGTTTCCCTTTAGGAGGCCTGGGACAGGAGTAAAGCCCCTGCTTTGAACAAACGTCCAGGCCAAATTCTTATCCACCAGGGAGATGGAGAAGAGCTTCTGTTGACTCTCGGTAACAAGACGTGACGGCGGTTTAGGGATGAAGTACCAGTGGACTTCCTGGAGGCCTCTGGCTTTGAATTGTTTCCAAGACAGGTGAGACGGAAAGGAACAGTCGATGTTGAGAATCGACTGTTCCGCCACATAATGAGGATGCAGAGGAGCCGGGAGGAGGtctgttcaaatcaaatcaaaacacatgaaaaataaaatcactgACTTGATGAACTTTAGGTGTCTCACCAAGAACAGTGATGGAAACTGTGGCCCTGGCCTCCTTTTGTTCCCTTGTGACAACGCAGCTCCATATGCCGTTGTCTTGGCCTGTAACGTACACTTGGACTTTTCCTTCACGCTGACGAATCCTGTTTCCCGCCGGACTCAACCAATATATGTCAGCCATGTTGTCATTGTCGGCACTGTCCACATGGCAGGAAAGCGTCACAGGTTCTCCAGCTACCAGGGAAGAGGACGGGTGGGCAGACACTAACACAACAGATAACATTTACGTATTAGCATGGGTAAAGATgaagcaagaaaaaaatgtcagatatTCAATTGGAACCCTATTGTGTTGCCagagcgtttttttttacaaatacacaACATGGTGGCACTGTACTTAAACTTCACTTAAACTTCAAAGACTTCTCCCCAAACGAGTCAAAGCTTctcttcccgtcactcacactAGAGATATACAGCCATGACACAAACCAAGAAGTGTTGGAAGTATCTATAAGGTTGTTAGCCAGCTATCAAagagagttcattcattcattcattttctaccacttattctcaggagggttgcgggggtgctggagcctatcccagcgtcttcaaccattcacactcacattcatacctcggAGTCaccaaggtatgaatgtggctgagtgtggaattgaactcgggtctcctagctgtgagtcctgcgtgctaaccactcgaccatcgtgcagcccagacacagagttcattcattcattcattcattttctaccgcttattttcacgagggttgcgggggtgctggagcctatcccagctgtcttcaaccattcacactcacattcataccttggaGTCgccaaggtatgaatgtggctgagtgtggaattgaactcgggtctcctagctgtgagtcctgcgtgctaaccactcgaccatcgtgcagcccagAGACAgagttcgttcattcattcattcattcattttctaccacttgtcctcacgatcgcgggggtgcttgagcctatcccagctgtcttagggtgagaggcggggtacaccctggactggtcgccagccaatcacagggcacatatagacaaacaaccattcacactcacattcatacctcggAGTCGCCAAGGTTAGAATGTGGcggagtgtggaattgaacttgggtttcctagctgtgaggcctgcgtgctaaccactcgtccaccgtgcagcccagagacagagttcattcattcattcattttctgccgctttttcctcaggagggtcacaggggtgctggagcctatcccagctgtcttcgggcgagaggcggggtacaccctggactggtcgccagccaatcacagggcacatatagacaaacaaccattcacactcacattcataccttggaGTCGCCAAGGtatgagtgtggaattgaactcgggtctcctagctgtgaggcctgcgtgctaatcactcttCTACTGTGCAGTTATGATGCTAAATATAATGGTGAGCAACATGAACAGTAATTAAGGTCATGTCAACAAAGtattttttgccttatttttctCAGGCTGCTGCACCTCGCCGGAAGTCCTCTGATGCCATTACCTTAAATCCATATTTTTATTGCAATTACTATTAATTTGCAGTGATAttagtttgagcaaataacaataaaaactaATTACTTACAAATACAttgctttgtttatttgtgttcaaATTTGCATACATGGCTATTGTGCATAAACCATAAAAAATGTTGGTTGTTTGAGGTCCCCTTATTGAAATTAATATGCAATACAACAACCACAACGACTATAAGCTTGAGCTTGAAAATAAGATGAGACTACCTGTGATTTTGGAGAGTCTAAAGGTCTTGACTGGTCTGACATCACTTATTTTGACAAGTTTGGAGAGGACAAATGTGCCGAAGTCTTCCTGTTGAACATTTGTGATCTTGAATGCATCTCTGGAAACGGACAACCTGCCTGCCCAGCGCTTATCTGTAAGCAAGTTTAGCATCATTGTCTTAAATATTACTTCAATAGCTCAAAATGAAGATGCTAGCTCACCGTTTGTAAACATCCAGTCGCTGAGAGGGTTGTGCCAGGCCAACCGGTCTTGCCGGGAGGTAGTCCGAGACCAGTACCAGTAGCCCGTGTTGACTTGAAGCCCCTCGGTACTGAGATCGACAGTAGCTCCTTCTGCGGCATAGACCACCTCGTCACACCCTGccacaaatgaaaaaaacgttGTGCCCATGTGGAAATAAATTCCACTTTTATGCTGATAACGTCCTACCTGCGATCCACAGGAGAGCAGCCATGACAGAGAGAAGCTCGATGAGGAACTTCATGCTGGACTGTTGAATGGAAAAGTAACATATATTGTACCTATTAGATAATATTAATGGTAGTCAGAGGTGGGGGCAAGTCATAATATCAAGTCTCTGGTAAAGACGTTCAAGTCCAAGTCAAAACAATACAGGCTTAAGTCCTAAGAAGCACtgtttagtgcaggggtctcaaactcaatttacttgggggccactggagctagggtctgggtgagactgggacgcatcaagttttccaaaaaaacaacaacaacaaaaaaaaaacgcatttattaaaaacaaaaaaatttaaaaaacttcgctttggttccaattttctacaataaaagctctgataaaaaattccactgttctcaaatatcttactttttatttttcttcacaaaataagaaaaatatgaaaaataaataaacaaatcaagaataaagaaaatcaatcaatcagtaataaataaatataataataataaaaaggcaaataataaaaacttaaaccacatatacatagttggtgggtagacaaattatttttttcagatttaaacaaagcattattagagccctgtagacatgacaaaacacgactatagtcacatttatactctttttttatttacaacatattgcgcaactgcagggtcttgagacacatgctcgcaaactagagcgctagcgacctaaacggtagccttcaagttatttcctttaaacttaaatagccaaaaacttaccacttccacacggatagggaggataactattaacacttatttaacctttaacatgaacattaatcaaacgtaatattttttttttgggtacatgataccatacagcatccatatcaaacttgcgcgggccgcactaacatgaaaggcaggggcctcaaactagtgtcctgcggtccacatctggcccgcgggccgcgtgtttgagacccctggtttagtgttTCCTAAATAAAATGCTTGATTTATTGTCACTTTTCGTCATTCCTCCAGTGTTGTGCCGACAcctaacaggaagtgatgcggGCCTCTTTTGTGGTGGTCTCAGATTTGTGTAGATAAAAGCCGACAAGAGCGGAGAGTGTGGGCGGTCTGCGGTGTGGTGGGCTTCGCATGAGCGTACACCGGGGTTGTGGTGGGCCTTGATTTAGCATAGATTCCTATCCTGCCGCTGACACCTCCTCTCTTCCTCCCTTCTTCCAAGAAAGACGGATCTCTCCTCGCTcagaagaggagaaaaaaaacccacagcaGAGACAGACTGTGGGTTAAGGTTGATGTTTGTCTCACCTTTACCTAATGTTATGTCAAGACTCATAGTACATATGTTATTGTATTGTTGATTACATTTACCCAGCAAATCAACCATAAATCTCAGTAAAGTGTGATGGTGGGCTATCGGAAGGTCCAATACAAGAAGATTACATtacataattgtattatttaacaaTGACTGTAAGGAAATAGAGGTGCTAACATAagaaataattattttgaataataataataataattaccatgggttaatttgaaaattaatttcaactaatacacagttaaaaacaagtagaagaagaatctttttttttcacttgtcctcacaggggtcgcacaggtatgctggagcctatcacagctgacctTGGGGTAGAGGCGGGGGGTATGCCCTGGTCCAgtcaaatattttgtatttatatattatatttatgttttttttttaaatgtgttgtattttatttgaaaaaatcaatatatatgtaaaaaaaaaaatgtttttattttaaatatttatattttatttttagcattttaaaaaatattattttgtcaaGACAAATACGGACACTtcaaatacaagtttaaaataaatatatacaagtgTACAAAATTGGTGTCAAAGCATATtagtttttataaaataaagttcatTAAAATACAAGATTCTCCCTTATAAAAGTTTGTCTTTCTAGTCAttacaatgtatttttgtacaaaGAGCCTACAAATCTAGGGTGTGTGTTTCCCATTGTCCCACTAAGGGTCGCAACTTACTTTATATGCTAACTACCAATCCTGACAACCCTGGCCTTcagtaaaaattaataaatgtgcCTTGTAAATAGTTATATTTCTCCAAATTATAGAGAAGTTTTTGTATAAAATCCTACAAAGTTAGtgcatattttaataaattggaCTGACTAAaaatcatatactgtattactcCCTTGTTTTGGACTAATTATAGTGCATTTTTTGGTACAAAATCCAACAAAATTCATGTAAaggcatatttatatattctattCACATAGGAAAAACGGTAAATAGTCAGATTTCTACTAATTACTGTGCTTTTTTAGTACACCATCGGCAAAGCGACATCAGGATTGTCTCCACCACTTTCATGTCATAGAGAGGCGCTCATGCTGTGTTAATGtgcatcatgatgatgatgatgatgttgtagAAAATCATATCATTTGATGACGGATTCTGATCATTTGCACTAATGGAACGACACCCCAGGTGCAACAACACACTGATTTCACTCGTCATTGTGTTCATtagtgtctcacacacacacacacatacatacacacacaatgacacacgAGAGTAATACAGGTCGTTATGActccatgctgtttttttaaacactcccACTTAAAACAGAATAGAAGAGACCGTTTAGCTTGTGGGTATTTACGGAAAAgatgaaatacatatatatatatatatattttttttttttcttcatgtgaCCTGTTTATGctttaggccaggggtgggcaaactacggcccgggggccacatccggcccgccaagtgtttgaatacggcccgcccaatctttcaaaagtatttaatttaaactcaacatacaacctggcatcatggcctgagccaaccttttgatggttgtatcaatttcgttgtttgacatggtctgttgtttacaaagtgctcctgaaaaaagagacacaagcacataataataataaaaatttaaataataattattatattattattataactattatgattattatatttattatattaatgctaattattatattaattatatataataatattgttgtatttgcatattttacataataatataataattattattttaattttattttaattattataatattttattatttttaaaatatttaaatataaaaataaaataataaataataatagcagattgcatgacaattttacagatacaataataccaggtggactgttacgtgtaaaatatatagtctgccccccccggaaattttgttatatcaatgcggcccgcgagtcaaaaagtttgcccacccctgctttaggccTTAAAAACTGCAACAATGTGTGATTTTTATGGAGGCCCCTTTCACAatggaaagtcataattatgagacaaaaagtcgaaaatgtgagataaagtcataatgacaaaaaaaaaataaaaataatacgaAAAGTAACTATTTctatcccacattccaaaaacatacgttaggttaattggcaactccaaattgtctatatgtgcgctgtgggctgcacggtataTGGGGGGTTAGTGCGAAGGCCTCACAGtaaggagacccgagtccaattccttggccatctgtgtgtggagtttgcatgttctccccgtgcatgcgtgggttttctccgggtactccggtttcctcccacattccaaaaaaacttAATTGGCTTAAttgtcaattggcgactccaaattgtccactgccgctttttcctcacgggggtcgcaggggttgctggagcctatcccagctgtcttcgggcgagaggcggggtacaccctggactggtcgccagccaatcacagggcacatatagacaaacaaccattcacactcacattcatacctatggacaatttggagtcaccaattaacctagcatgtttttggaatgtgggaggaaaccggagtacccggagaaaacccacgcatgcacggggagaacata
This genomic window from Doryrhamphus excisus isolate RoL2022-K1 chromosome 17, RoL_Dexc_1.0, whole genome shotgun sequence contains:
- the cd4-1 gene encoding CD4-1 molecule, with the translated sequence MKFLIELLSVMAALLWIAGCDEVVYAAEGATVDLSTEGLQVNTGYWYWSRTTSRQDRLAWHNPLSDWMFTNDKRWAGRLSVSRDAFKITNVQQEDFGTFVLSKLVKISDVRPVKTFRLSKITVSAHPSSSLVAGEPVTLSCHVDSADNDNMADIYWLSPAGNRIRQREGKVQVYVTGQDNGIWSCVVTREQKEARATVSITVLDLLPAPLHPHYVAEQSILNIDCSFPSHLSWKQFKARGLQEVHWYFIPKPPSRLVTESQQKLFSISLVDKNLAWTFVQSRGFTPVPGLLKGNVSLNSKSVTAEDRGDYVCTFNFSSQLLLKRTVSVEVLQIVSSAGPALLHGQPVNLTCSLGHTLPSDISVKWFPPERSSMCSQLSAEHHPTRIVIPKVNQEDNGIWKCDLSHGGTSLTSAEITLSITTKWSVWMLVTICGAAVTIFVLLLLICITWRHRQRNMIHRQHGFCRCKTPKPKRILQKITHPAEYPLSAY